A single genomic interval of Chryseobacterium paludis harbors:
- a CDS encoding helix-turn-helix transcriptional regulator: MNNIKEVREKVDAHPVSILVIRQQWEQRLPMHRHQKGQLLLVIGGMAKLRTKEKDLYIPLNHYIWMPKMYSHNLMFNSKDLDIINIYFPEEEKFKHPFYDDLGIYPVSNLLSELLNFGQHWNGDFFPDSWEYEFLLTMKHLLPKENLKKFTIQLPTTNDERLTEIIKFIKNNLENPLTLEEVAHQFGFSVRSLTRAFTGKLGISFIQYVKMLRIIRAMELLKDTNLTMSEIAYEIGYSNISAFSNTFQQLTNMRPTEFKSML, from the coding sequence ATGAATAACATAAAAGAAGTAAGAGAAAAAGTTGATGCCCATCCTGTATCGATATTGGTAATCAGGCAGCAGTGGGAGCAGAGGCTTCCTATGCACAGACACCAGAAAGGGCAGCTATTATTGGTTATTGGTGGGATGGCAAAATTAAGGACCAAAGAAAAGGATCTTTATATTCCACTCAATCACTATATCTGGATGCCGAAAATGTATTCGCATAATTTGATGTTCAATTCTAAAGATCTTGATATCATCAATATTTATTTTCCGGAAGAAGAAAAGTTCAAGCACCCATTTTATGATGATCTGGGGATATATCCGGTTAGTAATTTACTTTCTGAGCTTTTAAATTTTGGACAACATTGGAATGGTGATTTCTTTCCCGATTCGTGGGAATATGAGTTTCTACTGACAATGAAACATCTGCTTCCTAAAGAGAATTTAAAAAAATTTACGATACAGCTCCCCACCACCAATGATGAGCGTCTCACTGAGATAATTAAATTTATTAAGAACAATCTGGAAAATCCACTGACATTAGAAGAGGTAGCTCATCAATTTGGGTTTAGTGTAAGAAGTCTGACACGCGCTTTTACTGGCAAACTTGGAATTTCGTTCATTCAGTATGTAAAAATGTTGCGGATTATCCGTGCAATGGAACTGCTTAAAGACACCAATTTGACTATGAGTGAGATTGCTTATGAAATCGGTTATTCTAACATCTCTGCATTTAGCAATACATTTCAACAATTAACGAATATGAGGCCTACAGAGTTTAAATCCATGCTCTAA
- a CDS encoding M28 family metallopeptidase has product MKKILIPLFTVVILSSCETAKVTTNGQPSSKVLSKSEKAFQSAYHEIKIDDLKKNLYVIASDEMEGRDTGSPGQKKAGEYMVNFYKEHGISFPKTLGSYYQKVPASFMQQRGGRNLPDSENILAFIEGSEKPEEIVVISGHYDHVGTKNGVVYNGADDDGSGTVAVMEIAKAFQSAKKAGNGPKRSILFLHVTGEEHGLFGSEYYTDNPVFPLAHTVVDLNIDMIGRDDPENRGKNYVYVIGSEMLSSQLKVINEAANKKTSNLELNYKYDDPNDPDRLYYRSDHYNFAKNNIPVAFFFDGIHEDYHKPTDDVEKIDFSLLQKRAQLVFATAWEIANRTERIAVDK; this is encoded by the coding sequence ATGAAAAAGATACTTATTCCTCTTTTTACTGTTGTGATACTATCAAGTTGTGAAACGGCTAAGGTTACTACTAATGGGCAACCTTCTTCAAAAGTATTATCAAAATCTGAAAAAGCATTTCAGTCTGCATATCATGAAATTAAGATTGATGATCTAAAGAAAAATCTATATGTAATTGCTTCAGATGAAATGGAGGGCAGAGATACAGGAAGCCCGGGACAGAAAAAAGCGGGAGAGTATATGGTTAATTTTTATAAAGAGCATGGAATTTCTTTTCCTAAAACCTTAGGGTCTTATTATCAGAAAGTTCCGGCTTCTTTCATGCAACAAAGAGGAGGAAGGAATCTTCCGGATTCAGAGAATATCCTAGCGTTTATTGAAGGTTCAGAAAAGCCCGAAGAAATTGTGGTTATTTCCGGACATTATGACCATGTAGGTACAAAAAATGGAGTCGTATATAATGGAGCAGATGATGATGGTAGTGGAACCGTAGCTGTTATGGAAATTGCTAAAGCTTTTCAAAGTGCTAAAAAAGCAGGTAATGGTCCTAAAAGATCAATTTTATTTCTACATGTAACCGGGGAGGAGCATGGATTATTTGGCTCGGAGTATTATACAGATAACCCTGTTTTTCCACTTGCTCATACAGTCGTAGATCTTAATATTGATATGATTGGAAGAGATGATCCGGAAAACAGAGGAAAAAATTATGTCTATGTTATAGGTTCAGAGATGTTAAGCTCACAACTGAAAGTGATCAACGAGGCTGCTAATAAAAAAACCAGTAATCTGGAACTAAACTACAAATATGATGATCCTAATGATCCGGATAGATTGTATTACAGATCAGATCATTATAATTTTGCAAAGAACAATATACCAGTAGCCTTTTTCTTTGACGGAATCCATGAAGATTACCATAAACCAACTGATGATGTAGAAAAGATTGATTTTAGCTTGCTACAGAAAAGAGCTCAATTGGTATTTGCTACTGCTTGGGAAATTGCAAATAGAACAGAAAGAATTGCGGTTGATAAATAA
- the ilvE gene encoding branched-chain-amino-acid transaminase, which yields MYYNEKTMLYYDGKFQEASTASTGLYGQSLHYGYAVFEGIKSYKTKNGTKIFKAKEHYDRLKRSAELMMIPFEYSTEEMIDLTYKLLEMNNLSNAYIRPLIICSPNMSLSKGNKSSLVIEAWSWDNGYLSDHARIMTSSFERPNPKAFKIEAKASGHYVNSILASQEAKDKGFDEAMLLDGNGNVAESSGANIFYEKDSKLYTPAKGSILPGITRSTVFEICDQLGIYYEEKFFKPEEMEGADAGFFCGTAAEVVALESLNNIPFQLKWENSVSAMIQKAYRHLVLDEDYTYLKQEQYV from the coding sequence ATGTATTACAACGAGAAAACGATGCTTTATTATGACGGAAAGTTCCAGGAAGCTTCTACAGCTTCAACGGGTCTTTACGGACAATCACTTCATTATGGATATGCTGTATTTGAGGGAATTAAATCTTATAAGACAAAGAACGGGACGAAAATTTTTAAAGCAAAAGAACATTATGATCGTTTGAAAAGATCAGCTGAACTGATGATGATCCCTTTCGAATATTCCACTGAGGAGATGATTGATTTGACGTATAAGCTTTTAGAAATGAATAATTTAAGTAATGCATACATCAGACCGTTAATAATCTGCTCCCCTAACATGAGCTTATCAAAAGGAAACAAAAGTTCTTTAGTGATAGAAGCCTGGAGCTGGGATAATGGATATTTATCCGATCACGCAAGAATTATGACTTCATCTTTTGAACGCCCTAATCCTAAGGCTTTTAAAATAGAAGCGAAAGCAAGCGGACATTATGTAAATTCTATTCTTGCTTCTCAGGAAGCTAAAGATAAGGGATTTGATGAAGCTATGCTTTTAGATGGAAATGGGAACGTAGCTGAAAGTTCAGGGGCAAATATTTTTTACGAGAAAGATTCAAAATTATATACTCCGGCAAAAGGAAGTATTCTGCCGGGGATCACGAGATCTACGGTATTTGAGATATGCGATCAGTTAGGGATATATTATGAGGAGAAATTCTTTAAACCTGAAGAAATGGAAGGAGCAGATGCCGGATTCTTCTGTGGAACTGCGGCGGAAGTAGTGGCACTAGAGTCCTTGAATAATATTCCATTTCAATTAAAATGGGAAAATAGTGTGTCTGCAATGATTCAAAAGGCGTACAGGCACTTGGTTCTTGATGAAGATTATACCTATTTAAAACAGGAACAGTATGTGTGA
- a CDS encoding VOC family protein, giving the protein MKSPVKSIRPFVGAKNFAVSRAFYTDLGFEEIVLETKLSLFKKGDIAFYLQDAYVKDWIDNTMIFVEVDNVEDYWKELVFLNLTEKYTDAKLVPIRTMDWGKECFVHDPSGILWHFGEFFTQ; this is encoded by the coding sequence ATGAAATCACCCGTAAAATCTATTCGCCCATTTGTCGGGGCTAAAAATTTTGCTGTCAGTAGAGCATTTTATACCGATCTGGGATTTGAAGAAATTGTTTTAGAAACCAAGTTATCTCTGTTCAAAAAAGGGGATATTGCTTTTTACCTTCAGGACGCCTATGTAAAAGACTGGATTGATAATACCATGATCTTTGTTGAAGTTGACAATGTGGAAGACTACTGGAAAGAACTGGTATTTCTAAATCTAACAGAAAAATATACAGATGCAAAGCTGGTGCCTATCAGGACTATGGATTGGGGAAAAGAGTGTTTCGTGCATGATCCCTCTGGTATTTTATGGCATTTTGGAGAATTTTTCACTCAGTAA
- a CDS encoding HlyD family secretion protein, whose amino-acid sequence MNKNKTDHIVVAATQWLGILLLIAIIIWTVLHFWKGYWCEQTNDAQIEAYLSPVNVKVGGYISKIYYQDNQEVHKGDTLVLIERDEYDLKKETALAELATSQAKLPILSASEETQSRNIDVIKAHILGIKAKLDQQQKEYDRYKNLLADESTTLQKFDNVHTSLLTNRSDYDETLAALRAAESKLNDIKAQRLAINAEIKVKEASIERQDLDIRYTVIIAPFDGKIGKKTIQEGQLIQPGQTLAFLVNKSQEKWVTANFKETQIKTFRIGQKVNIEVDAFPDETFSGTIESLSPTTGSRYSLLPPDNATGNFVKVIQRIPVRIKLTESKEKLANLSAGMNANVYINKD is encoded by the coding sequence ATGAATAAAAATAAAACAGATCACATTGTAGTGGCAGCAACACAATGGTTAGGAATATTATTATTAATTGCAATTATCATTTGGACAGTGCTTCACTTTTGGAAAGGATATTGGTGTGAACAAACCAATGATGCACAGATAGAAGCTTATTTATCACCTGTAAATGTGAAAGTGGGTGGATATATCAGCAAGATTTATTATCAGGACAATCAGGAGGTTCATAAAGGAGATACTCTTGTGCTTATTGAGCGGGATGAATATGATTTAAAAAAAGAAACAGCTTTAGCCGAATTAGCTACATCCCAAGCCAAACTTCCAATCTTAAGCGCAAGTGAAGAAACCCAGAGTAGAAATATAGATGTCATCAAAGCCCATATTCTGGGAATTAAAGCCAAACTGGATCAGCAGCAAAAAGAGTACGACCGCTATAAGAACCTTCTGGCTGATGAATCAACTACCCTACAAAAATTTGACAATGTGCATACCTCGTTACTCACTAATAGATCCGACTATGATGAAACACTTGCAGCACTTCGTGCAGCAGAATCAAAACTTAATGATATTAAAGCACAGCGTTTAGCCATCAATGCGGAAATAAAAGTAAAAGAAGCATCAATAGAAAGACAGGATCTTGATATAAGATATACGGTGATCATCGCACCATTTGACGGTAAGATAGGCAAAAAAACCATTCAGGAGGGGCAATTGATCCAGCCTGGACAAACTCTGGCTTTTCTTGTAAACAAATCACAGGAGAAATGGGTGACAGCCAATTTTAAAGAGACTCAAATCAAAACATTCAGGATTGGGCAAAAAGTAAATATAGAAGTAGACGCCTTTCCTGATGAAACATTCTCAGGCACCATAGAATCTCTTTCTCCTACAACAGGCTCACGCTATTCGCTTCTGCCACCAGATAATGCAACAGGAAATTTTGTCAAAGTTATACAACGAATTCCGGTGAGAATTAAACTTACAGAAAGTAAAGAAAAACTTGCTAACCTGTCAGCAGGAATGAATGCTAATGTGTACATCAATAAAGATTAG
- a CDS encoding GNAT family N-acetyltransferase, with protein sequence MNIREAKKSDIQEMQVIRNSVKENILSDPNLVSDNDYKEFLFERGKGWVCEIGNQMVGFSIVDLKENNIWALFVHPNFENMGIGRELQNIMLDWYFEQTDKSVWLGTAFKTRAEGFYEKFGWQNIGMHGTKETKFEMTYNNWKKEKQ encoded by the coding sequence ATGAATATTAGAGAAGCAAAGAAAAGTGATATTCAGGAAATGCAGGTAATTAGAAACTCTGTTAAAGAAAATATCCTGTCTGATCCTAATCTTGTTTCGGATAATGATTACAAAGAATTTCTATTTGAAAGAGGTAAAGGCTGGGTCTGCGAAATTGGTAATCAGATGGTAGGCTTTTCAATCGTTGATCTGAAAGAAAATAATATTTGGGCATTATTTGTTCATCCCAATTTTGAGAACATGGGAATCGGACGGGAACTTCAAAATATTATGCTGGACTGGTATTTTGAACAAACCGATAAAAGTGTCTGGTTAGGTACTGCATTTAAAACTAGAGCAGAAGGGTTTTATGAAAAATTTGGCTGGCAAAATATAGGAATGCATGGAACTAAGGAAACTAAATTTGAAATGACTTATAATAACTGGAAAAAAGAAAAACAATGA
- a CDS encoding aminotransferase class I/II-fold pyridoxal phosphate-dependent enzyme, whose translation MENIFGFNHYSFFTDMSELASKNNSFDLSLGLPDFDIDPRLRYYLKESAELNYHQYEPLAGNPLLIESIIKFNFNRKNSIHLKKEEITIVPCATFALHTSLQCILNQGDEVIIIQPSYYTYGPSVVLNGGIPVYYDLDNDFTINWDKLQNCLSEKTKAIIVNSPQNPTGKIWSQTEWDQLYDMIKHQEIYLISEEIYDTYCYDDKEHYSSFIHPELMKRTFCIFSFGKMFHTSGWKVSYMLATPDLTSKFRCHQQYISYSANAPAQYAIAKYLEVFDPSENRILIQGKRDLFNELVKNTPLEVEHKSEGSVFQIVNFRKVSSTMSDVEFSRWLTIEKKVACLPLSAFYNSRQNSDYLRFSFIKKDEVIIQAMEHLRKNL comes from the coding sequence ATGGAAAATATTTTCGGATTTAATCATTATTCATTTTTTACGGATATGTCTGAATTGGCCTCAAAAAACAACAGTTTTGACTTGTCATTAGGGCTTCCTGATTTTGATATTGATCCCCGATTAAGATACTATCTTAAAGAATCTGCAGAGCTTAATTATCATCAATATGAGCCACTTGCCGGTAATCCTTTACTTATAGAATCCATCATAAAGTTTAATTTTAACCGTAAAAACTCTATTCATTTAAAAAAAGAAGAGATCACGATCGTACCATGTGCAACTTTTGCTTTACATACCTCCCTACAATGCATTTTAAATCAAGGGGATGAAGTTATTATCATCCAACCTTCTTATTACACTTATGGCCCATCAGTAGTCCTTAATGGCGGCATTCCTGTTTATTATGATCTTGACAATGATTTCACGATAAATTGGGATAAACTTCAAAATTGTTTATCTGAAAAAACTAAGGCGATTATTGTTAATTCTCCGCAGAATCCAACAGGAAAAATATGGTCTCAAACTGAATGGGATCAACTATATGATATGATCAAACATCAGGAAATATATTTAATTTCCGAAGAAATTTATGACACCTATTGTTACGATGATAAAGAGCATTACAGTTCTTTTATTCATCCGGAGCTGATGAAAAGAACATTTTGCATTTTTTCATTTGGTAAAATGTTTCATACCTCCGGATGGAAAGTCAGCTACATGTTGGCAACTCCTGATTTAACCTCTAAATTCAGATGTCATCAACAATATATTTCTTATAGTGCCAATGCACCAGCCCAATATGCCATAGCAAAGTATTTAGAAGTATTTGACCCATCCGAAAATAGAATTCTAATACAGGGAAAAAGGGATCTTTTTAATGAACTGGTTAAGAACACTCCATTAGAAGTTGAGCATAAATCTGAGGGTAGCGTTTTTCAGATCGTTAATTTCAGAAAAGTTTCTTCAACCATGTCCGATGTAGAATTCTCAAGATGGTTAACCATTGAAAAAAAAGTGGCATGCCTTCCTCTTTCAGCATTTTACAACTCGAGACAAAACTCTGATTACCTTAGATTTAGCTTCATTAAAAAAGATGAAGTGATCATTCAGGCAATGGAACATTTAAGAAAGAACTTATAA
- a CDS encoding MFS transporter, with product MQAHNIPIFKSWIPEWLARSVIFAVLMTSLFNFALYGRPMSMAGYYGVQPSDVQYAMVLTYASAVTFLALDFRITKYFAPRKYLIIGLTVNSVSSLICFYSKNWGVFLICGLVQGIACALICSIVLNMVFSRLQSTRARVIGYSIFYGAIQIAVPVYAIYSSVLLDVSDFNWLFFGLIVMLVALLFVILITMNSKARFHKKMPLYKVDWIGYLYYLTFSSVAGYILIYGQQLNWFDSTLIVLLTIFFIILLFLFIAREKRLRHPIINLQIFKAKNFIIGLLLLFVFYIFKGTTGLTYGYIEVVLGTDPLHIIPIWLAVILGTAVSMFVTARFILMGVSLIRIIITGFIIMACYYFYMLHFVSSTGETKDFILPLFIYGVSTGVLFVPIVSFMASSAPPKVAFNASMVGIFARFLGFSTSMAVNNYTQLYTRSEANDKVRESITEINPQLSLTLQNIQQAYLNAGNDIYTSKGASNAYLNYFIKEQILIHSTKDYYDVMLVGLLVVIVILIFLPGIQNIVLKLRKGSIPY from the coding sequence ATGCAAGCCCACAACATACCTATATTTAAAAGTTGGATACCCGAATGGCTGGCCAGAAGCGTAATTTTTGCAGTATTGATGACTTCACTCTTCAATTTTGCCTTATATGGAAGACCCATGAGCATGGCAGGTTATTACGGAGTTCAACCTTCTGATGTACAATATGCCATGGTACTAACCTATGCATCAGCTGTAACATTTTTAGCTCTGGATTTTCGTATCACCAAATATTTTGCCCCCCGAAAGTATCTGATTATAGGACTTACTGTAAATTCAGTGAGTTCATTAATATGCTTTTATTCTAAAAACTGGGGTGTTTTTCTGATCTGCGGACTCGTTCAGGGAATTGCCTGTGCCCTCATTTGCAGCATCGTCCTCAATATGGTATTCTCCCGTTTGCAGTCTACAAGAGCAAGAGTAATAGGTTATAGTATTTTCTATGGAGCCATACAAATAGCAGTGCCCGTTTATGCAATTTATAGTAGTGTTCTACTTGATGTATCAGACTTTAACTGGTTATTTTTCGGACTGATCGTGATGCTGGTTGCTTTGTTATTTGTGATTTTAATAACAATGAATTCAAAAGCAAGGTTTCATAAAAAGATGCCCCTCTACAAAGTGGACTGGATCGGATATTTATACTATCTTACTTTTTCTTCTGTTGCTGGATATATTTTGATATATGGTCAGCAACTCAATTGGTTTGATAGTACGCTTATTGTTCTTTTGACCATATTCTTTATTATTCTGTTATTTCTTTTCATTGCCAGAGAAAAAAGGTTGAGACATCCAATAATTAATTTACAGATTTTTAAAGCTAAAAACTTTATAATAGGCTTATTATTACTTTTTGTTTTTTACATATTTAAGGGAACAACCGGACTTACATACGGGTATATAGAGGTCGTACTGGGAACCGATCCGCTTCATATCATCCCTATTTGGCTAGCTGTAATCCTGGGTACAGCCGTAAGTATGTTTGTTACAGCCCGTTTTATCTTAATGGGAGTTTCCTTAATAAGGATTATTATAACAGGGTTTATCATTATGGCTTGTTATTATTTTTACATGCTACATTTTGTATCTTCAACAGGTGAAACTAAAGATTTTATTCTTCCGTTGTTTATCTATGGAGTTTCTACGGGGGTATTATTTGTTCCCATTGTGTCTTTTATGGCTTCCTCTGCACCCCCTAAAGTTGCTTTCAATGCTTCCATGGTTGGTATATTTGCACGGTTCTTAGGATTTAGCACCAGTATGGCTGTAAACAATTACACGCAATTATACACCAGATCTGAAGCAAACGATAAAGTCCGAGAATCAATAACAGAAATCAATCCTCAGCTATCACTCACTTTACAAAATATACAACAGGCCTATTTGAATGCAGGTAATGATATATACACTTCAAAAGGAGCTTCAAATGCCTATCTGAACTACTTTATAAAAGAACAGATATTGATACATTCAACGAAAGATTATTATGATGTGATGCTGGTTGGATTACTGGTTGTAATCGTTATTTTAATATTTCTACCGGGAATACAAAATATTGTTCTCAAACTGCGAAAAGGCAGCATTCCATATTAA
- a CDS encoding TolC family protein produces the protein MKRYIILLYLVISVGIKAQTQYNPPTLTLNEIWNISESQNKQLKLASLSNEESEIGILEAKDKLLPELSVVGDFRINSKFLLYENGLFSSPQSVPIKDYGYGLGYNIDYNLYNGGKEKRNIEIKKEEKTRKQYEFELQKDNVKYMIAASYYDLYKFQEFESLISTEISTEKKQLSTIESLNRNGIVLKSDVLRISVKLSQLELSYSDVKKKIDLTKQRINILMGRGSAEPLEISSEDILEPSDLQGSNYEDYLAAALNNSPDLKIVNSNLTLSELNIKQVKANLLPKVSLYSKYNYTYPQISFYPYSNDIWGFGQIGLKMTYSIDNLYKSKHSVAHAYNLNKQEIEKNDMKRDEISIKVKEAFLERQQASESVQTAELTIRQSTESVRVIRNSYLNQQSLLTDLLDAENILLQAKFNLTSAQVNLRLSHIKLLIITGIL, from the coding sequence ATGAAAAGATATATCATACTTCTATACCTTGTAATTTCAGTAGGTATAAAGGCACAAACACAGTACAACCCACCTACATTAACGCTGAATGAAATCTGGAATATATCCGAGTCACAAAATAAACAGCTGAAGCTTGCCAGCCTGAGTAATGAAGAAAGTGAAATTGGTATTTTAGAAGCAAAGGATAAATTGTTACCGGAATTATCAGTGGTAGGAGACTTTCGTATCAACTCTAAGTTTCTTCTTTATGAAAACGGATTGTTTTCTTCACCTCAAAGTGTTCCAATAAAAGATTATGGCTACGGATTGGGCTACAATATAGACTATAATCTTTATAACGGAGGAAAGGAAAAAAGAAATATTGAAATCAAAAAAGAAGAGAAAACACGTAAACAGTATGAGTTTGAACTACAGAAAGATAATGTTAAATACATGATTGCCGCTTCTTACTATGATCTATACAAATTCCAGGAATTTGAATCCTTGATTTCAACAGAGATTTCAACAGAAAAAAAGCAGCTTTCTACCATCGAAAGTCTTAATCGAAATGGTATTGTACTGAAAAGTGATGTATTAAGGATTTCTGTTAAACTGTCACAATTGGAGCTTAGTTATTCTGATGTAAAAAAGAAAATTGATCTTACCAAACAACGCATCAACATCCTGATGGGAAGAGGAAGCGCAGAACCATTGGAAATTTCTTCAGAAGATATTTTAGAACCTAGCGATCTACAAGGATCAAACTATGAAGATTATCTTGCGGCGGCACTCAACAATTCACCTGATCTTAAGATCGTTAACAGTAATCTTACATTAAGTGAGCTTAATATTAAACAGGTAAAAGCAAACCTATTACCCAAAGTTTCTTTATACTCCAAATATAACTATACCTACCCCCAAATTTCATTCTATCCATATTCCAATGATATCTGGGGGTTTGGACAAATAGGATTAAAAATGACCTACTCTATTGATAATCTTTACAAGAGTAAACATTCTGTAGCTCACGCATATAATTTGAATAAGCAGGAAATTGAGAAAAATGATATGAAGCGGGATGAAATATCAATTAAAGTCAAAGAAGCTTTTCTCGAAAGACAGCAAGCCAGCGAAAGCGTACAAACAGCAGAACTTACCATCAGGCAAAGTACAGAAAGTGTAAGGGTAATACGAAATAGTTATCTCAATCAGCAGTCTCTTCTGACAGATCTTTTAGATGCTGAAAATATTTTACTACAGGCAAAATTCAATCTTACATCTGCACAGGTAAATTTAAGACTAAGTCATATAAAACTATTGATTATCACAGGAATACTTTAA
- a CDS encoding endonuclease V, producing MIYAFDTYYYEEYANTICLAFKDWEDAEETTIYSEKTNITSDYESGAFYKRELPCILSLLSQIDLKEGDILLVDGYVTLNDEGKIGLGGYLHQTLEEKYPVVGIAKNEFSTPDSQRRKIYRGESKTPLFLTSKGMDVDLLKTKIEQMHGSYRIPTLLKKLDQLTRIE from the coding sequence ATGATTTACGCTTTTGATACGTATTACTATGAAGAATATGCCAATACAATTTGCCTTGCATTTAAAGATTGGGAAGATGCTGAAGAAACGACAATTTACAGTGAAAAAACAAATATTACGTCTGACTATGAAAGTGGAGCTTTCTACAAAAGGGAACTTCCATGCATATTGAGTCTATTGTCACAAATAGATCTTAAAGAAGGAGATATTCTTTTGGTGGATGGTTATGTAACTTTAAATGATGAAGGAAAAATAGGGCTAGGTGGTTATTTACACCAAACCTTAGAAGAAAAATATCCTGTAGTTGGAATTGCAAAAAATGAGTTTTCAACTCCAGATTCTCAAAGGAGAAAAATCTATAGGGGTGAGAGTAAGACACCATTATTTCTTACATCAAAAGGAATGGATGTGGATCTTTTAAAAACCAAAATAGAACAAATGCATGGATCGTACAGAATACCAACATTACTTAAAAAATTAGATCAATTAACAAGGATTGAATAA